The Flavobacterium sp. 1 genome contains the following window.
TTTTGCAACCATCGGAAACATTGCTGTTGCTTCTGTCCCTCCCGAATAACAAAATACATTTTTTATATTGAAATATGCCGATGCTGTCTGCGCCCAGACTTGTGATAAATGGCTTCTTCTTGAATTGTGGGTACAAATTAGATTTAGTCTGATTTCTTGCTGGTTTATAGCTTTTGTCTGAATAAAATCCACAAGAGGCCGTAATATTTCTTTACGTTCTGCTGTGATGTTTTCAATCTTTAAATTCTTAATTACATTTTCTATTTCTGAAAAGAGCATACTTTTGGCTGTCGTCATTTTTTTTACTTATAGTTAGTTATTTAACAGCATTTTCCACCAGGAACACAAGAAGCATTATTGTTCATATCTGACAATTTCACTTTTTGCTTTTCGGTTGGAATTCCGCAATCGTCTTGCGCTAAACAAGCCGTTTGCTTGTTTAGCAATTCAAAATTTTCGCCATTGAATTCTAAATCGTATTTACCAATTGTGGTATTTTGATATTCGACTTCAATTTCAAAATCTTCAATGCCTAACACTTTTTCTGACAATTGAATTATGTCTAAAAGTTTTTTAGGTTTCAGTCTGTGTTCAAAATCGTTTGCATCCCAAAGCTGGAAATTCACAACTGTCTCGTTACGGACAGTTCCGCCACAATCGATAAACTTTTTGCTTATCAAACCCACTTCAGTAACATGAAAATGCTCTGGAACAAATGTTCCGTTTGGCAATTGAAAATTTACGGTTTCAACTTTGCTCAATAGCTGTTTAATTTGTGATAGTTTCATAATCTTATTTTTTTAATTTTAACAACAATCAGTTTTCTTTTTCTCAATATGTTCGGTTACATTTTGAAAAAAACTTTTAATTTTCTCAAAACCTTTTTCATCAACACAATAGCAAATAGCGTTTCCCTCAACACTTCCTTTTATTAGTCCTGCATTTTTAAGTTCTTTCAAATGCTGCGAAATCGTTGGCTGTGCCAATGACAATTCATTTACGATGTCACCGCAAATACAAGTATCAACCTTTAGAAGATATTCAATAATTGCAATTCGGGCAGGATGTCCTAATGCTTTTATCAAAATTGCCAGTTCGTTTTGATTATCTGTATAAAAATCCGTCTTAGTCGCTCCCATAGTAATATATTTATATTGCAATATTACGATATTATTTCAATTTTCCAAAAAAAATAATGCTTATTTTTCAAAATTATTCTTAAATAAGATTTGTGTGCACAAGCAATAAACCAGACATCTTATAGTTATACTATGGATTAAAAATTGAATCCAACACTTCACTTTTTTTTTCTAATTTTGTCAAATGATTAAAATAACGATTATAGGTTCTGGGAATGTAGCGCAACACCTGATTGATGCTTTCATGAAAAATAAGGCAATAGAAATCATTCAGGTTTTTTCAAGAACTCAAAAACAAATTACTCCCAATCTCGATTCGGGCAAAATTATCAATGATTGGAATGCTTTGGCAGAAGCCGATTTGTATATTATAGCCGTTTCTGATGATGCTATCGCCGATGTTTCTTCACAATTACCATTTGAAAACAGACTAGTTGTTCATACTTCTGGCAGTGCGCCATTGACATCATTAGATAATAAAAACAGAAAAGGCGTGTTTTATCCTTTACAGACTTTTACCAAAGGAAAAGAA
Protein-coding sequences here:
- a CDS encoding helix-turn-helix transcriptional regulator, whose product is MGATKTDFYTDNQNELAILIKALGHPARIAIIEYLLKVDTCICGDIVNELSLAQPTISQHLKELKNAGLIKGSVEGNAICYCVDEKGFEKIKSFFQNVTEHIEKKKTDCC
- a CDS encoding DUF6428 family protein; translation: MKLSQIKQLLSKVETVNFQLPNGTFVPEHFHVTEVGLISKKFIDCGGTVRNETVVNFQLWDANDFEHRLKPKKLLDIIQLSEKVLGIEDFEIEVEYQNTTIGKYDLEFNGENFELLNKQTACLAQDDCGIPTEKQKVKLSDMNNNASCVPGGKCC